The nucleotide window CGGATAAAAACAATTATTTGCCACTGCCACAGGAACAAATAGATCGTGCACAGGGCGCCTTAATCCAAAATCAATAACCATTCTGCCCTCAAAAGAAAATTCCCATCCGAACGGATGGGAATTTTTATATCACTATTGTGCACTTAGTATTATTTAATAACTAAACCAGCGCTAAGTGGCGCTTGTAAACTGCTTTAAAAACCGAACATCATTCTCGCTAAACAGGCGGATATCATTAATGCCATATTTCAACATGGCCGGACGTTCTACGCCCATACCAAATGCGAAGCCGGTATATTTCTCAGGATTGATACCGCAGTTCTGTAATACATTGGGATGTATCATACCACAGCCTAAGATTTCTACCCAGCCCGTTTTTTTGCAAATGTTACAACCGGTGCCACCGCAAATAAAACAGCTTACATCCATTTCCGCGCTCGGCTCTGTAAAAGGAAAATAAGATGGACGGAAACGTACCCGAACATCCTGGCCGTACATTTCTTTCACAAAGAAGTAAAGCGTTTGCTTTAAATCGGCAAAGGATACATGCTCGTCGATATATAATCCTTCAACCTGGTGGAAAAAGCAATGGCTCCTGGCACTGATGGTTTCATTACGGTAAACGCGGCCCGGGCAAATCACACGGATCGGTAACTTTCCCTTCTCCATTTCGCGTATTTGTGTGTTACTGGTATGGGTACGCAATAACCAATCTACAGCGCTGTTTTCACCTGCATCCACATAGAAGGTATCCTGCATATCGCGGGCCGGGTGATGTTCCGGCATATTCAAAGCTGTAAAGTTGTGCCAGTCATCTTCAACCTCCGGACCTTCGGCAACCGCAAAGCCTAATCTCTGGAAAATAGAGATGATCCGGTTGCGCATCAGGGAGATCGGATGGCGGCTTCCCAATGGCGTTTCATCACCTGGAAGACTCAGATCCATCGAATCCGACAGGCTTTCGGTCCCGGAATGGGCTTCTTTTAAAGCCTCGAACTTTGCTTCGGCAAATTGTTTAAATTCATTCAGGATCTGTCCTGCCTCACGTTTTTGTTCATTGGGCACGTGCTTCATCTCACCCATGGTTCCCTTTACAAGTCCCTTGGTTCCCAGCCACTTAATACGAAACTCTTCAACCCGTTTATCGTCTGCAGCAGTAAAAGCATCAATCTCGCTTTTATATGCGGCTATCTTTTGTAACAAATCCTGCATAGGCTGCAAAGATAAAGCAATGTAGAATGGAAAATATTGAATGTAAACGAAAAATGAGTACTGGTGTAAGACTTTCTGAGAAGGGAATAGGCATCTCATAAAGTTACGAATATTTAATTTATCCTTGTTTTATGAAGCTAACCGTAATTTTGCACCCTAGAAAAAAACAGGAATGAAGGTAATTGATCACATTAACAGGGCAAAAGAGAAGAATGAAACCCTGATCTCTTTCGAAATACTTCCGCCGCTCAAGGGAAAAGGAATTGAAGGATTGTATGAACATTTAGACCCGCTAATGGAATTTAAACCTGCCTATATCAATGTTACCTACCACCGCAGTGAGCACGAGTTTAAAAAAAATCCCGACGGGAGCTTTAAGAAAGTTACCATTCGTAAACGTCCCGGTACCGAAAGCATTTGCGCTGCTATCATGAATAAATATAATGTTGATACGGTTCCCCACCTGATCTGCGGCGGATTTAGTGTGACAGAAACGGAGGATGCTTTGATCAATCTGAATTACCTGGGTATTGATAATGTACTGGTATTAAGAGGTGATGCGGCTAAAAATGAAACAGCGTTCATTCCCCAGCCGGATGGTCATTTTTATGCAGTTGACCTGCTAAAGCAGGTAATCAATCTCAATAACGGTGTTTATTTAGAAGAAGAACTGCTGAATAGTCGCAAAACTTCTTTCTGTATTGGTGTGGCCGGCTATCCCGAAAAGCATTTTGAAGCGCCGAATATGCAAACAGACCTGGCTTACCTGAAAGCAAAAGTAGATGCAGGCGCCGATTATATTGTAACACAAATGTTTTTTGATAACGCAAAATATTATGCATTTGTGGAAGCCTGCAGGGCCAATGGCATCAATGTTCCCATTGTACCCGGATTAAAACCTATCTACAATAAAAAGCAACTAACGATGTTGCCGAAAATATTTTCTATTGATCTCCCACAGGAGCTTTCGAAAGAAATTGAAGCCTGTAAGAACAATGCAGAAGTGGAGAAAGTGGGTGAAGACTGGTTGCTGGCGCAGAGCCGGGATCTAAAGAAGAATGGGGTGCCGGGTTTACACTATTATACTTTAGGTAAACCTGGTATTGTAGCGAATGTTATACGAAGACTCTGATGCTGCATCCGGCAATGCGTTGGAGTTCATCTTTCAAAATATAAATAATTTTATGTACGATGTTTATTGTACAATGTACGTGCAGCAAATAAGAATACTATATCGTACAACAACATCGTAAATCACACATAAATAATAAATCGCACAAATATTGGCTCGTAAAAAGAAAAATATAACGCTCGAGAACGTATTAATTGAGGATTATGCGGCAGAAGGAAAATCACTGGCTCGCTTAGACGGAAAAGTGATTTTTGTAGAACAGGTGGTACCTGGCGACGTGGTAGACATATGCCTTACCAAAAACAAAAAAGACTGGGGCGAGGGCTGGCCTTTACGCTTTCATTCCTACTCCGACAAAAGGGTCGATCCGTTTTGTGCCCATTTCGGAACCTGTGGTGGTTGTCAGTGGCAGATGCTGCCGTATGACCTGCAATTACAGTATAAGCAAAAACAGGTACAGGATAATTTAAAACGTATCGGGAAGGTACAGCTACCCGAAATCTGGCCGATTATTGGCGCAAAAAGTATTACGCGCTATCGCAACAAAATTGAATATACTTTCGGTACGGAAGAATTTCTTACCAAGGAAGAATTTAATCGCCGTAAGGCGGAAGCACAGGTCTCACCGTTAGAAGCCGGGGATAGGAAAAGCCCCGGGGCTGCAGGTTTTCATGCCAAAGGATCCTGGAGCAAAGTGGTAGATGTACAAACCTGCCATTTGCAGGCAGAGCCTACCAACGATCTCAGGTTGGCGATCAAAAAATACGCATTCCAAAACGGCCTTAGTTTTTATAATCTGCGGGAGCAGCATGGTTTTTTACGCACCATGCAGGTACGCCTTTGCGAAACAGGAGAGTGGATGGCCAATATCATGGTAGGGGAGGATGATCCTGAAAAGATCGAGAAACTCATGCAGTTTGTATTGCTGCAATTCCCGGGTATTACTTCATTGCTGTACACGGTTAATACTAAAAGAAATGATAGCCTGCACGACCTGGAGCCTGTGGTATACCATGGTAAGGGTTATGTAATTGAGCAACTGGAAAACTTTCAGTTTAAAATAGGACCTAAATCTTTTTTTCAGACCAATACCCGCCAAGGGGAAGAATTATACCGGATCACGCGCGATTTTGCTGAATTGACAGGTAAAGAGACCTTATATGATCTGTACTGCGGCACAGGAAGCATCGGTATATTTTGTAGTCAGAATGCAGGAAAAATCATAGGAGTAGAAATGATCGACGCGGCTATTGAAGATGCCAAAGAAAATGCGGCGCTTAACAACCTGGACAAAACCCATTTCTATGCCGGCGACGTGATTAAGGTTTGCGATGATGATTTCTTTGCCAAACATGGCCGGGCAGATGTGATTATTACCGATCCGCCGCGGGCAGGTATGCACGAAAAACTGGTGCAGAAGATAAATGAAATGGCAGCGCCTACAGTAGTGTATGTAAGCTGTAATCCTGCTACCCAGGCGCGTGACCTTGCTTTGCTGGATGAAAAATACGCGGTGACTAAAATTCAGCCGGTGGATATGTTCCCGCATACCTTGCATATTGAGAACGTAGTGCAACTGAAGTTGAGATAGTATATAACAAGGTTTAGTATACCTTTCAATAAAATAGCCCGGAGCAAATGTTCGATACATAACATCTGTTCCGGGCTTTGCTTGTAATGATGCTGTCCTAAAAAGCGCCCATATCGGCGAGTTCTGCTTTCATGAGGAAAACATTGTAAGGCATCCACATCGACATCAGGAAATACAGGTTATCGCCTGTTGCAGACAGGGGGTGCAGGTAAGAGCCATATAACTGCGGATAGGCAGTACCTGCAGCCAGCTCGTATGGTTGGCTCCAGGGCCCGGTGATATTTTCTGCTGTTCGCATGGTAATGTTGTACCGGTCTTCACTAAAGTAGGTAAGTATCCATTTTTTATGGGTGGTATTGTAAACAAAAGAAAGCTCGCCAACTTTTTCGTTGATGAGGATACCGGCGGCCGACTCGTTACCAGTTACCCATTGATTGCCCGAACTGTTCCAGTATTCATACCGGCTTTGGTTTTCAATATCAGCTTCTTTAAACCGGGCTAAGTAGGCCGGGTTAATTCGCCCTGCGTGGGTACCCATCATGTACACATATCCATCCTTTTTAAAATACCCTGCCATACCAAAATTGCTGTTGGCAGCAAACAACACCGTTTCACATTTTTTCCAGGTTCGCCCATTGTCTGTCGATTTAAACAGCCCCGAATGATTGGTGATCCAACCTGTCCAGTTCCTGATATTGAAATAATGAACATAATCCGCTCCGTTAACCCTGATAGCCGCAGATGGTATAGACGTCAGGTTGCCATTGCCCGACTGATCTTTTCCTCCCGGAACCAGTTCACGGGCCGTGCCTGCATTATCTGATACCATACTGCTAAAGGTAAGACCATCCTCTAACTGATTATCCTTGGAAAATGCCAGCACATTAGAGCGCCAGCTACCGCCGTTTGGACCGGGATTGGCAGTATTGGGAACAAAGTCTTGCCCAAAAGTGTCGCCAAAAAATATCCCATAATTGTTGGGTTCCATCTCCCACACAATGCCCAGGTCGGTGCCTCCCACATTCCATTTGGTAGCAGTATTATTTGGATTGGGAAAGGATTCGTTTCCTATGGACTTACCGGTTACCCTGGCTACGCGCTTCATACTTCGTATAAAAAATCCCCAGCGATTGTCCACCTCCAAGGCCAGTGTGTTGGATACATTCCCATCTTTATAATGTGCCTTTAACAACAGTTTGAATGATTGGGGGTCTGTAGCCTGGATCGGATAACTAAAGGTGTAAGACGACGACAGCTCACCCCGGTTTATTTTATTATTGTAACTGTTACCCCCACTTTTGGTAACTGAGATGTATTCTATAGCATCCAGGTTTTTAAAGCTTAAAGCAGCAGAAACTTTTTTCGTTTGCTTATCGGGGACAAGGATGGTTTGAGTTGCCATCAACTCGTCGGTGGGTACAAACACATCCTTCTCACCATCCTTTTTACAAGCCAGTAGCAGGCAAAGAAAGTACACCCATATAGTGCGGGCTATAGGTGTACTTTCCTGATCCGCCATTAGGTATTTTCTAAACATTAGTATCCGGGGTTTTGTGTGTAGTTACCTTTAGCCCAGTTGATCTGGGGCTGTGGTATGGGGAAAAATTCATCGCGCCCTGATGTGAATTTCGCAATGTTCATCCAGGCAAACCTGGTTTTTTCAATAGCGAAGTAGTCATTCATCGTTTTCTCTAAAATTCCCCAACGTTGTAAGTCAAAGAAACGGCGTCCTTCTCCTGCCATCTCCAACCGGTTTTCCCATTGCATGGCTTTCAGGGCAAAATCTTTGGTCCAGGCACAATTAACACCGGGTTTATAAGTTTCAATACGGTAATTCAACACAGGCTGGCCGTTACTTTTTACCAGTCGTCTGGTACTGTTAGCAGCTCTCTGGCGAATCTTATTAATAGGCTCCAGGGCCTCCATATGCCTGTCCAGCTGAATAAGAAGCTCGGCTTTCCACAATAGCACTTCATCATACCGGATCATTCGTTTGTTCATCGAATTAAATTGCCAGCCATCATATAATAAGCATCCGCAATTAGGACGCGGCAATTCTTTAATCGATTTAAAATAGCCATATTCTGCGGCGTTACGAACGCCTTTACTTTCAAAGATCAGGTTAGGGTCGTATTTCCAGGGCAGGCCAGGCGCAGCAATAGTGTGGCTAAACCGGGGATCAAAACTATTGCTGGTAAAGTAAGTAGCAGGGTTATCCATATAGCTGCCGTTGTTATAGGTATCGAACAGGGGTAAACCGTCAGCGCCGGTTTTAAATGCATTACCCATGGCATAGCTGATATGATGAAAACCGCAACAGGTAAATCCGCCCCATTGAAAGGGATGATTCAATCCCTCCCCCCGGTTTATTTTTCCACCCGTGGAGCTGCCGTCGTTAATCGAATATTGAATTTCCCAGATAGACTCTTTGGTTTTATTATCAAACTCCACTTCGAAGTTGTCAGAGAAATCAGCCTGTAAGCCTACTTTAGCGCCTTCCTGGCCGGTGATCTTATTGATGTATGTTAGTGCTTCAGTCAATCTGTCTTTATTAATGTTAACTACTTTATGCATGTCGTCCTGCTCGTAGGCCATAAACATCAGTGTTCTTGCAACCATTGCAGTGGCAGCATTTTTATCAACCCTTCCTTTGTCCTCCTGCGTATCAGGTAAACGGCTTTCTGCATCTTTAAAGTCGTTCAAAATTTTTTCCCATAGATATTGATCATTAGGGTGGGTTTTATCCCTGTTGGGAACCGCCTCAAATTCTGCCGTTGAACCCACTACATTCTCATCGATATAAGGGATATATTTAAAGAACTGTTTGAGCCTGAAATGTACAAATGCGCGAATGAACTTCACTTCACCAATGCGGGCGTCCCGGGATGGATAGGCTTCAGCGCTGATCAGTTGCAATTTCTGTATGGCTGTATTACAGCGTTGAATAATCTGGTAAGATACATACCAGGGATAGTCCAGAGGCCATCCGTTTGGATTTAAACCAACAAAGGTTTCCATGTTATGCCAGCCATCGCCATCCCAGGTTCCGCCACCTCCTTTATACGAATCGTCAGCGCGCATAGAGCCCGACCACCAGGGAGAAAACGGAGAATCAAAAGATGGAATATCGGTCATTCTCGCATAAGCTGCAGTCACAAAACCATCCATGTCTTCAGGCTTTGTCAATAGTCCTTCATCCAGCACCTGCTTAGGTGCAACATCCAGGTACCTGTCACAGCCTGTAAAGAATAGGGTTAAAAAGGCGGATAATAAAAAGTAGGTATACTTATTCATTGTAAAATAATTTAGAATGTAACATTAAGTCCCAGGGTATAAAAAGCGGGTGTCAGGTAACCGTAGCCCGGCATCTCCGGATCAAAACTGGTGAATTGGCTGTTTTTAATGGTCAGGATATTCCTCGCTGATGCATATACTCTCAGGTGCTGCATCCGGGCGCGCCCCGATACTTTTTTAGGCAGTGTATAACCCAATTCAATATTCCTCAGTTTCAGGTAAGAGCCGTCTTCTACAAAGTAGCTCGACATACGCAACTCCGCATTTTGATTGGAGTTAGAGATCGCAGGAATATCGGAGTTTTGATTGTCGAAATACCAGCCCCCTAAAATGCGGGTAGGATGATTTTTATGCGCCGGCACACTTATATTCCACAAGTCCGATTCATATTTCCAGGAATTCAACACTTTGTTGCCGAAAACCCCCTGGAAGAATACGTTCAGGTCAAAATTATGATAGCCTAAATCAAAAGTAATACCACCAAAAAATTTAGGATCTAATACACCAATGTAGGTTCTGTCGTTTAGTTCTTCTATTTTACCGTTACCATCTAAGTCTTTATACCGGATGCGCCCGATGGCTTTCCCTGTTTGCTCCGCATGGTTATCCACTTCTTCCTGGGTTTTAAAAATACCATCAGCTACTAAGCCATATAAGATATTGGGACTTTTACCTACCACATTATCTTCCTTTCCATTGCCGGGGTATTTGTTAATTACATTTTCCGGTATACTAAGAATTTTCGTTTTGTAAGTTCCGATATTCGCCGAAACCCCGTATTGAAGGCCGTATTTGGTTTTGTCTTTATAACCTAATTCCAATTCAATACCCTTGTTATTCATAGCAGCACCATTGATCCAGGGCTCGCCACCTTCGCCCATCGCAGCGATATAAGGCGTTTGAACCAGAATATCGGTGGTCTTTTTGAAGTAATAGTCAAACGAACCATTCAGGCGATAATTAAAAAGACTGAAGTCGATGCCCAGGTCGGTCTGTTTAGTAGTTTCCCATCTCAGGTCAGGATTTCCCAGCCAGGTTCTCCTGTATCCGGAAAGCAGGGAACCTGTTTCATTACCCATTATGGGATAGGATGTGCCAAAATAGTCTGTAGTAAACGGTGTGGAAGTATAGCCTCTTGGCAGGCCCTGCACACTACCATTCGCACCCCAGCTGGCTCTTATTTTCAGGTCTGATATAAACCCGATATCTTCCATGAATTTTTCCTGGCTGATTCTCCATCCGGCAGAGAACGCAGGGAAAACAGCGTAACGGTGGTTCACGCCGAAAAGCGATGAGCCGTCTCTTCTTAATGTGGCAGATAAAAGATATTTCTGATCGAATGTATAGTTGGCTTTTGCAAAAAGCGAATAATACACATATTCATCTGCCGAACTGCCTAACGAGTATTTGTCACCTGTGGTAATTCCCAAATGTGCAAAGTCCCTGTCTTCCAGGTAAACACCCTCTCTTCTGGCACTAAATCCTTCCTGTACAAAGCGGGTGTATTCAATACCTCCCACTGCGTTAAAACTATGTTTACCCTTATTCAGGTTATATCCTAAAGTGTTGGTCCATACATAGCTTAGCGCATGGGATTGTCCGTTACCCACATAATTCTCGCCGTTGCTGCTGCGGCCACCTGTTTCCGACCACTCTTTATCCAAAGCACGGTTGTAGGAGTTGCCGTAGTCAATTCCGAACTGCGTACGGGCAGATATGCCCTTCCATATGTTCAGGTCCGCAAAAACATTACCGATAATTTTAACGAAATGATTGGTATTATCCTTACTGTCGGTAAGCACGCGAACAGGATTGGTAAAGTCGTCGAAGCCGGCTGCCCCTGCCCAACCCCCGTTGATATCACGAACGGGAACTGCCGGAGGATTAATTAAAGCCCAGCGCATCATAGGGCTAAACCCCGGATTATTGGGATCGTTCATATCTCTATATTGCAAATAAGATATAGCCAGGTTTTCACCAATTTTCAGCCGGTCATTAATCAGGCTGTATTCGGTATTAGATCTTATTGAATATTTTCTAAAGAAGGTATGTATTTGTGTTCCTTCATTACCAAAATACCCCAGCGAAAAAAGGCTTTTCGATCTGTCCGATCCTTTAGAAACCGTTACCTGGTGCTCTGTCATAGTGGCCGGTTGCAAAATTTCATCGAGCCAGTTGGTATTGGATCCTCTTACGGTTTTGTCTGCATTCAACCATTCTGCCGGTTTTACCGCATCCAGCACTGCTCTGCCGTCGGCATCCCTATGCCAGGTGAAATCGTAGGTGGCCGGTAAGTTCAAAGGAGTGCCGTATACCTGCTCATCATAGGCATAAGCACGAAACATAGCAGTGCCGTACTGCTCTGCATTCATCAGCTTGGGTTTTTGGATAACCTTACTCAGCGCCAGGCTGCCTGAATACTCTACTTTTGTCTGGCCACTTTTAGCCTTTTTAGTTTGAACCAATATAACACCACCTGATGCCCTGGCTCCGTAAATACTGGCCGAAGCCGCGTCTTTTAAGACCTGCATAGATTCAATATCGGCTGCATTGATATCGCGGAGATTTAAGTTTTCGGTAGGCATACCGTCCAATACGATCAGGGGGCGCACACTTCCTGATAGGGACGAGAGACCCCTGATCTGCACAGTTACGTTTTCTGCAGGGTTGCCACCATTGGTATTAATGTGTACACCTGCCAGCTTACCCTGTAAAGATTTCATAGCGTTAGCGGATGGATTTTTGGCGATATCGTTATTGGTGGCCATAGATATAGCGCCGGTAAGATCTTTTTTCTTCTGTACCATATAACCCACGTACACTTCCTCCATCAGGGCCACTTCATTTTCCAGGGTTACATCAATTACGGGGGCGCCAGCAACCGTCTTTTCCTGCCGCAGCTTCCCGGCATAGCTAAATACCAGTACGGCATCATTTGAAGGCACCGCAATTTCATATTGCCCGGCGCCATTGGTAACTGTTCCCCCGGCAGCTCCCTTTACACTAACGCTTACCCCACTCAGAGGCGTTCCAGTTTCCTTTTCAGTAACAGTACCTTTTACTACTCTGTCCTGATACAGATTTGCCGCATTAGCGGATACCTGCAAATAAATAGCCTGGCAAAAAAGTAAACAGGCTAAGATCATTTTGCATTTTACATGTATTGTTTTCTTCTTCATAATGTTTAAGAATTGGTTTCCAGTTCTTTTAAATTAAGTTTCTGTTTTCCTGCTGCTACTTTACTTAGTGGCAGCTATCCCGTTAGGTATAGGGCTTTGGGGGTGCAAATGCCGGTAGGGCGATTGATGGGTTTCCGTCTTCTCATTTTCTCTTATTTTTTATATTTTTTACAAATTTGTCTGCGGCCAGGGGGCTAACGCCAAAAACATAGGTGTTGCCCTGAGCGAACGGCGCTTTTAATTCAAAGTTTTCATAGGCAATGCCTTCCGGTATGGGTGATTGGCTGGCCCAATAAGTATAGCGGCCATTTACCAGGCCTTCCATTTTTTCGCTGTAATGGCTGCTATACCAGTATTGTGTTGCCTTTTGCCCGTAGTATTTCCAATGATCGTTAGTGCCGTTTGCATAGATCGCTTCCGATGGGTTTTTCTCATCCGGAGCCGCAATAAAATAGGCGCGGCCATTCCTGTCCTTTATAAAGCTGCTTTGGGAGAAATGTGCGTGAGGTGTAAAACCATCCTCCCGGTAATCGGGCCAAAGCTTTTGCGGGGAAACGGTTCCCGGTTGCAGGTAGAGATTCCGAAGACGTGCATAATTTCCCATAGTTGCTGTAACAATAAAATGCTCAAGAGCCCTGGAGCCCGGTGCTGCATAAGTGGTGATTTCTACCTCGTAGGGCTGATGTTCATAGAACCGAAGCCTTGTATAAACAGTTGCCCCGTTATCGAACGGCTCAGAGAATATATAAACTGTCAGCGTTTCTGTTCCGCCTGTTTTTTCAATGATGCCCGTTGCGGGAGCATTTTCCGGGACAGGGGTGGTGCTGAGGGAATCGTTAGCGCTCCAGAATCTTTTACCTCTTTGATTGTCGAGTTTACTCATTTCGAGTTCAGAAAGTCCGCGATGGGAATCGCCCTTTACTATAGGTTCGAATGCAATGAAGTTCATTACTTCTGCTTCCTTGTGACCTAAATACGGTGTATAGATGCGCAACAATCCTCTTGGGCCGGGGAAGGGCGATAATCCTACCTGTAACCCTTTGGAATGGCCCCAAACCGGTTGTGCAGGTGTACCCTGAGAAGGGCGTACCCATTTTGTTCCTTTTTGGGGCGTTGCCAGCTCTTTCCAGTTCTGTGCACCCGCCGCTGCATAAACGAGTAAAAAACAGATGCAGGAGATCAATACCGTATACAATTTCTTCATATGGGCTATCAAACTTTTTTATTATAGATGCAATCCACGGCCTATTCAAACCTGGCGAAAGGTTTTACTCCAACACAATCGCTTAACGCCGTTTGCCGGTTGTTGGGCAACAGCTTTGAAGCTGTGCC belongs to Niabella yanshanensis and includes:
- the rlmD gene encoding 23S rRNA (uracil(1939)-C(5))-methyltransferase RlmD; this translates as MARKKKNITLENVLIEDYAAEGKSLARLDGKVIFVEQVVPGDVVDICLTKNKKDWGEGWPLRFHSYSDKRVDPFCAHFGTCGGCQWQMLPYDLQLQYKQKQVQDNLKRIGKVQLPEIWPIIGAKSITRYRNKIEYTFGTEEFLTKEEFNRRKAEAQVSPLEAGDRKSPGAAGFHAKGSWSKVVDVQTCHLQAEPTNDLRLAIKKYAFQNGLSFYNLREQHGFLRTMQVRLCETGEWMANIMVGEDDPEKIEKLMQFVLLQFPGITSLLYTVNTKRNDSLHDLEPVVYHGKGYVIEQLENFQFKIGPKSFFQTNTRQGEELYRITRDFAELTGKETLYDLYCGTGSIGIFCSQNAGKIIGVEMIDAAIEDAKENAALNNLDKTHFYAGDVIKVCDDDFFAKHGRADVIITDPPRAGMHEKLVQKINEMAAPTVVYVSCNPATQARDLALLDEKYAVTKIQPVDMFPHTLHIENVVQLKLR
- the metF gene encoding methylenetetrahydrofolate reductase [NAD(P)H], giving the protein MKVIDHINRAKEKNETLISFEILPPLKGKGIEGLYEHLDPLMEFKPAYINVTYHRSEHEFKKNPDGSFKKVTIRKRPGTESICAAIMNKYNVDTVPHLICGGFSVTETEDALINLNYLGIDNVLVLRGDAAKNETAFIPQPDGHFYAVDLLKQVINLNNGVYLEEELLNSRKTSFCIGVAGYPEKHFEAPNMQTDLAYLKAKVDAGADYIVTQMFFDNAKYYAFVEACRANGINVPIVPGLKPIYNKKQLTMLPKIFSIDLPQELSKEIEACKNNAEVEKVGEDWLLAQSRDLKKNGVPGLHYYTLGKPGIVANVIRRL
- a CDS encoding DUF4185 domain-containing protein; protein product: MFRKYLMADQESTPIARTIWVYFLCLLLACKKDGEKDVFVPTDELMATQTILVPDKQTKKVSAALSFKNLDAIEYISVTKSGGNSYNNKINRGELSSSYTFSYPIQATDPQSFKLLLKAHYKDGNVSNTLALEVDNRWGFFIRSMKRVARVTGKSIGNESFPNPNNTATKWNVGGTDLGIVWEMEPNNYGIFFGDTFGQDFVPNTANPGPNGGSWRSNVLAFSKDNQLEDGLTFSSMVSDNAGTARELVPGGKDQSGNGNLTSIPSAAIRVNGADYVHYFNIRNWTGWITNHSGLFKSTDNGRTWKKCETVLFAANSNFGMAGYFKKDGYVYMMGTHAGRINPAYLARFKEADIENQSRYEYWNSSGNQWVTGNESAAGILINEKVGELSFVYNTTHKKWILTYFSEDRYNITMRTAENITGPWSQPYELAAGTAYPQLYGSYLHPLSATGDNLYFLMSMWMPYNVFLMKAELADMGAF
- the pheS gene encoding phenylalanine--tRNA ligase subunit alpha; translation: MQDLLQKIAAYKSEIDAFTAADDKRVEEFRIKWLGTKGLVKGTMGEMKHVPNEQKREAGQILNEFKQFAEAKFEALKEAHSGTESLSDSMDLSLPGDETPLGSRHPISLMRNRIISIFQRLGFAVAEGPEVEDDWHNFTALNMPEHHPARDMQDTFYVDAGENSAVDWLLRTHTSNTQIREMEKGKLPIRVICPGRVYRNETISARSHCFFHQVEGLYIDEHVSFADLKQTLYFFVKEMYGQDVRVRFRPSYFPFTEPSAEMDVSCFICGGTGCNICKKTGWVEILGCGMIHPNVLQNCGINPEKYTGFAFGMGVERPAMLKYGINDIRLFSENDVRFLKQFTSAT
- a CDS encoding SusC/RagA family TonB-linked outer membrane protein; the protein is MKKKTIHVKCKMILACLLFCQAIYLQVSANAANLYQDRVVKGTVTEKETGTPLSGVSVSVKGAAGGTVTNGAGQYEIAVPSNDAVLVFSYAGKLRQEKTVAGAPVIDVTLENEVALMEEVYVGYMVQKKKDLTGAISMATNNDIAKNPSANAMKSLQGKLAGVHINTNGGNPAENVTVQIRGLSSLSGSVRPLIVLDGMPTENLNLRDINAADIESMQVLKDAASASIYGARASGGVILVQTKKAKSGQTKVEYSGSLALSKVIQKPKLMNAEQYGTAMFRAYAYDEQVYGTPLNLPATYDFTWHRDADGRAVLDAVKPAEWLNADKTVRGSNTNWLDEILQPATMTEHQVTVSKGSDRSKSLFSLGYFGNEGTQIHTFFRKYSIRSNTEYSLINDRLKIGENLAISYLQYRDMNDPNNPGFSPMMRWALINPPAVPVRDINGGWAGAAGFDDFTNPVRVLTDSKDNTNHFVKIIGNVFADLNIWKGISARTQFGIDYGNSYNRALDKEWSETGGRSSNGENYVGNGQSHALSYVWTNTLGYNLNKGKHSFNAVGGIEYTRFVQEGFSARREGVYLEDRDFAHLGITTGDKYSLGSSADEYVYYSLFAKANYTFDQKYLLSATLRRDGSSLFGVNHRYAVFPAFSAGWRISQEKFMEDIGFISDLKIRASWGANGSVQGLPRGYTSTPFTTDYFGTSYPIMGNETGSLLSGYRRTWLGNPDLRWETTKQTDLGIDFSLFNYRLNGSFDYYFKKTTDILVQTPYIAAMGEGGEPWINGAAMNNKGIELELGYKDKTKYGLQYGVSANIGTYKTKILSIPENVINKYPGNGKEDNVVGKSPNILYGLVADGIFKTQEEVDNHAEQTGKAIGRIRYKDLDGNGKIEELNDRTYIGVLDPKFFGGITFDLGYHNFDLNVFFQGVFGNKVLNSWKYESDLWNISVPAHKNHPTRILGGWYFDNQNSDIPAISNSNQNAELRMSSYFVEDGSYLKLRNIELGYTLPKKVSGRARMQHLRVYASARNILTIKNSQFTSFDPEMPGYGYLTPAFYTLGLNVTF
- a CDS encoding RagB/SusD family nutrient uptake outer membrane protein, which gives rise to MNKYTYFLLSAFLTLFFTGCDRYLDVAPKQVLDEGLLTKPEDMDGFVTAAYARMTDIPSFDSPFSPWWSGSMRADDSYKGGGGTWDGDGWHNMETFVGLNPNGWPLDYPWYVSYQIIQRCNTAIQKLQLISAEAYPSRDARIGEVKFIRAFVHFRLKQFFKYIPYIDENVVGSTAEFEAVPNRDKTHPNDQYLWEKILNDFKDAESRLPDTQEDKGRVDKNAATAMVARTLMFMAYEQDDMHKVVNINKDRLTEALTYINKITGQEGAKVGLQADFSDNFEVEFDNKTKESIWEIQYSINDGSSTGGKINRGEGLNHPFQWGGFTCCGFHHISYAMGNAFKTGADGLPLFDTYNNGSYMDNPATYFTSNSFDPRFSHTIAAPGLPWKYDPNLIFESKGVRNAAEYGYFKSIKELPRPNCGCLLYDGWQFNSMNKRMIRYDEVLLWKAELLIQLDRHMEALEPINKIRQRAANSTRRLVKSNGQPVLNYRIETYKPGVNCAWTKDFALKAMQWENRLEMAGEGRRFFDLQRWGILEKTMNDYFAIEKTRFAWMNIAKFTSGRDEFFPIPQPQINWAKGNYTQNPGY